TAAACACATGCTCCAGTCCAGTTCCCATTGCTTCCAGCTTGTCCGACAGCTTGGTGACCACCGCATCCTTTTCTGCAATCCTCTGGATTAATGACTGTATCTCGTGTTTCGTACCAAACTGTGCTTGAATCAGCGGTAAGACCAGATTGGTTGCGACTGCGGATGGCGATTGTTTCTTTAGATGTATTGGCCACTTCAATGCATGGAATCCTGGGAGCGGACAAGTTATCTTCAACGTGATACCATCGTCTGCGGCACCCGAATTGTCTTCTGGAGCTAATGTAAGGCTCGTCTCGTCATGTCCAGCCTGCTTAGAATCTAGTGCCTTCCTCAGACACGACAGGAATGTAGTCATGTTCTCAGCGGTGTCACTGGGATCGATGCTCGTGTCCTCGCTCCAACCTCTCATGCAAATGGCTTTCCTATCCAAGCTTTCCATCCATATATTTGCCATGTCACTGACACGGATCACATATGAAGACGGGCCTGTCTCAAAGGACACCAAAAGCACGGGAATGCTGGATGATACCGGTAGGGGCAGAAATCGCCACGTCCCTAGCGTCCCTGAAGCCATAACGGTACCTAATAACCGGTTCTTTTGGTTCAGATGATTGAATATGGCAGCACCTCACGCACTCATGACGGAAGTATAGGCTTCGAGACCACCCCTGGGTTGAGATCTATAGCGAGGTAAGACTGGAATAGTCCATGAGGCCGAGCCTCGGCGAATACAAGCCGGAATTCAAAGTGAGACTTACAAGGGAAAAGCGTATATTACACAGAACGAAAGGGTGTAGGGGCGTGTTTGGCGAAAACTCGAAAGGCCTGTTACAGACGGGGAGCAGGGTCCGGACCAGAAGCCGACAAgcacaaaggcaaaggcaaaggcaaaccCGGGCAGTTCAAAGAGCAATGGTGTTTGTATCACTTTGATGGAGTTGATACAAGCCACGGGCCCGGTTCACCATGCGCAGGAAGGCACCTGTATCGCTGGACTGTGTCTCGGCTCTCAAAGAGAGGAGGCAAGTGGTGTTTCTCAAATTTGGGTTTCGGGAATCCGTTGGTGAGTGGCTAGACGCTGCTCGCAAGACTCAGACTGAAAGCTCGGGATTAATATATATCCATGGATTTGTGGAACGCGTCACGGCAGCAGTCTTGAGATGAAGCCGCACCTTGTTGTTCTCGAAGCGAAAGCGAGCGCATTGTCCCAGGTCCATGTGTGCAAAATCCCCAGCCATGCTATGTTAGGCTCCAGGGCCAGTTGTGCAACCAGGGAACGTCTCCATACCATGTTTTCCTCGAGCTCCCTGATTGGGCAGCTGGTAGCAGCTGCCAACATTAGCTAACAGCTGTCATAACCAAAAAGGATTTTAAACCTTGAAGTGACTTAGCAAACATGCTTGTATTGGGAGCAGTTAATTGAGCGACCGTGGGAAAATACCAGTTGGCATGTGCAGTCATCGAAACAATAGGCTATTCTTGATTGATTTGGACAGGTTATTTTCATGGAGGTAAGTCGGCAGAGAGCATGTGAGCTGAGTGACCGACATCTCCAAGAAGAGAAACGACGTTCCGAAGCAGGAAGAAATATGCGCGCCGTCATACAAGACTCTTAAACCCCTTTATTTGATTGATCTGATTCATGTAGATCCAATTCCAACACAAGCTCCACGATACAGGGTAGGGTATTCCTAGACATTTCGATCGGCAGATGGAAAGATGCAAGCTGCAAACCCGATCTTCGGAAACCTTTCGATGCGCTCCACATCGGCCGACTCCCACGCCATGCCATCATCGACGCGATCGAGCCTTAGAAGGAGTCGTTTTGCCATATGGACTGTGTGATCCCCTGAGCAGTTTCATCCTGCTGCCATGACATTTTCTACTTTAATCTACGTCATTTCATGCTCCGCGCAGATGTAATCAACAACCTAGATGAGACCAACATCACTTGTGTCGAGCTTTGAGTTTTGCCAAAGATCAATTCCTGCGTGTCTTTATCCTACAGACCTGAGTACCGCATCCTTCCATCTCCGTATTCGCCGCCGTAACAATTTCGCTACCATGGCTCGAAAATCATCGAAACGCAAGCCGTCAAGTCCTGACCACACCAACGGCAATAGTGCTAAAAGGTCGAGGAATGCCAATGGCCTCCGCGAACCACATCCCTTAGCTGCGGAAGCTGAAAGGCATGGCATCGTGCTTCGCAAATACTATCCACCAGAGATGAGCAATGCGCGAGCTCGCGCATACAATAATAACGAGATTCCACGTCCCATGGAGGACCTCGTCACTGCTCTGTATAATACCACAGAGCAACGCCAGAGGGTGGAAGCCAAGGATTCTGTAATCCATTGGTTCAAAACAGATTTGCGGTGTAACGACAACAGAGCCCTTGCCCTGGCCAGcgaaaaggcaaaggaggCCGCTGTGCCCCTGATTTGCATGTACATTGTCAGCCCACAAGACTTTGAAGCGCACCTGACCTCGCCTGTGCGTGTCGACTTTATTCTGCGAACTCTTGAAATTGTAAAGAGGGATCTGGCAAAATTGGATATCCCCCTCTATATCGAAACGGTGGAGAGGAGGAAGCAGATCCCTGATAGAATATTGGAGTTGATGGAGCAGTGGGGAAGCCGACACTTGTTTGCAAACATGGAATATGAGGTGGATGAGCTTCGCCGGGAAGCAAACATGGTTCACGACCTTGCAGAGAACGGCAAATCGTTTGAAGTCGTTCACGACACCTGCGTTGTGCCGCCTGGGCAGTTGCAAAGTGGCTCTGGGAATCAATATGCTGTCTATTCGCCATGGTATCGATCATGGGTTGCTCATATCCATGCCGATTTGGACTTGCTTGAATTATTTGATCCCCCAAATAAAAACCCCGGAACGGCGAGAAAACGGTTCAAAGACCTGTTTGATTGCGCTGTTCCAGAGGCACCATCAAACAAGCAGCTCACAAAGGAGGAAAAACGGAGATTCCATTCCCTGTGGCCTGCTGGTGAGAATGCTGCAAAGGAGAGACTGGACAAATTTTGTGAAGAAAAGATTGGTGGCTATAGCGACAACAGAAACATTCCTGCACAAGATGGAACGTCCTCTCTGTCGGTACACCTGGCTAGCGGAACTATCAGCAGTCGTACGTGCGTACGCACAGCTAGGGACAGAAATAAGACGAAGAAACTAGACGGTGGCAATGAAGGTATTCGAGTTTGGATAAGCGAAGTCGCTTGGCGTGACTTTTACAAACATGTTCTCGTCCATTGGCCCTACATATGGTAAGTATACCACATCAAACCACAAGTTGACATTGCAGTCCTAACAATCATTAGCATGAATAAGCCATACAAGCCAGAATACTCCAACATTGCCTGGTCTTACAACGAAGAGCACTTCAAAGCTTGGTGTGAGGGTCGCACTGGGTTTCCCATTGTCGATGCTGCAATGCGACAGCTCAACCACAATGGCTA
The DNA window shown above is from Metarhizium brunneum chromosome 1, complete sequence and carries:
- the phr gene encoding Deoxyribodipyrimidine photo-lyase, whose translation is MARKSSKRKPSSPDHTNGNSAKRSRNANGLREPHPLAAEAERHGIVLRKYYPPEMSNARARAYNNNEIPRPMEDLVTALYNTTEQRQRVEAKDSVIHWFKTDLRCNDNRALALASEKAKEAAVPLICMYIVSPQDFEAHLTSPVRVDFILRTLEIVKRDLAKLDIPLYIETVERRKQIPDRILELMEQWGSRHLFANMEYEVDELRREANMVHDLAENGKSFEVVHDTCVVPPGQLQSGSGNQYAVYSPWYRSWVAHIHADLDLLELFDPPNKNPGTARKRFKDLFDCAVPEAPSNKQLTKEEKRRFHSLWPAGENAAKERLDKFCEEKIGGYSDNRNIPAQDGTSSLSVHLASGTISSRTCVRTARDRNKTKKLDGGNEGIRVWISEVAWRDFYKHVLVHWPYICMNKPYKPEYSNIAWSYNEEHFKAWCEGRTGFPIVDAAMRQLNHNGYMHNRCRMIVASFLSKDLLIDWRKGERYFMEHLIDGDLASNNGGWGFSASVGVDPQPYFRIFNPLLQSEKFDPEGVYIRKWVPELQDLDSKEIHDPYGRGAGAKAKKAGYPKPIVNHKDCRDRALNAYKEGIANGM